The Oscillospiraceae bacterium genome contains a region encoding:
- a CDS encoding degV domain-containing protein yields MIRILTDSTADILPHEAARLNLELVPLQVSFENGETCRDGLDLTPDEFYARLVQCGKLPTTSQPSPELFLEHFEAARAAGDEIIAILLSSQISGTYQSAQIAAETCGYGKIYLVDSQNATLGEQLLVRLALRLRAEGAPVGQIVETLEREKHKIRLIAVVDDLKYFRKGGRLSGAEAFAGSLLGIKPVVSVQGGKVGLVGKARGMPGAYVALFKLMDAQGGLDEGCEYLIGYTAHRRAAEPLHRYLTGNLGLPAPQVYHIGTVIGTHAGPGAAGIAFFAKEAPADEA; encoded by the coding sequence ATGATCCGCATTCTGACCGATTCCACCGCCGACATCCTGCCTCACGAGGCCGCCCGCCTGAACCTGGAACTGGTGCCGCTGCAGGTGAGCTTTGAAAACGGCGAAACCTGCCGCGACGGGCTGGACCTGACCCCCGACGAATTTTACGCAAGGCTGGTGCAGTGCGGCAAGCTGCCCACCACCAGCCAGCCCAGCCCCGAACTGTTTTTGGAGCACTTCGAGGCCGCGCGCGCCGCGGGCGACGAAATCATTGCCATTCTGCTTTCCAGCCAGATCAGCGGCACCTACCAGTCCGCCCAGATCGCCGCCGAGACCTGCGGGTACGGCAAGATCTACCTGGTCGACAGCCAGAACGCCACGTTGGGCGAGCAGCTGCTGGTGCGGCTGGCCCTGCGCCTGCGCGCCGAAGGCGCCCCGGTCGGGCAGATCGTGGAAACCCTGGAGCGGGAAAAACACAAAATCCGGCTCATCGCCGTGGTGGACGACCTGAAGTATTTCCGCAAGGGCGGCCGCCTCTCCGGCGCCGAGGCCTTTGCAGGCAGCCTTTTGGGCATCAAGCCAGTGGTGTCGGTGCAGGGCGGCAAAGTGGGCCTTGTGGGCAAGGCCCGGGGCATGCCCGGCGCCTACGTGGCGCTGTTCAAGCTGATGGACGCCCAGGGCGGCCTGGACGAGGGCTGCGAGTACCTGATCGGCTACACTGCCCATCGCCGTGCCGCCGAGCCGCTCCACCGCTATCTCACGGGCAATCTGGGCCTGCCCGCGCCGCAGGTGTATCACATCGGCACGGTCATCGGCACCCATGCAGGCCCCGGGGCGGCGGGCATCGCCTTTTTTGCAAAGGAAGCCCCGGCGGACGAAGCGTAA
- the glgB_2 gene encoding 1,4-alpha-glucan branching enzyme GlgB: protein MNVSPLPREFHTGLCFDAYKHLGARPHREAGQQGWAFRIWAPGAARVQVCGDFNGWQGADLARDAAGVWSGFVPGAVQGQYYKYNLQGKSGGWALHTDPYGVYTELRPGSASVLWDLGALSFSDGEWLARRGQRYDAPLNIYELHAGSWKRHPGGRWYTYRELAAALIPWLQRHRYNFVELLPLAEHPFDGSWGYQVTGYFSLTSRYGTPADFAAFVDACHAAGIGVLMDFVPVHFAVNGDALANLDGGPLYEYDSDVGRSEWGSCNFNLYRGEVRSFLASAAAFWLDVYHCDGLRMDAVSRALYWQGDSARGVNQGAVEFLQAMNEGLHARWPGAILAAEDSTNFLKVTAPVRYGGLGFDYKWDMGWMHDTLDYFSTPFAERPAHYHKLTFSMAYFYSELYLLALSHDEVVHGKRTILDRMWGEYEEKFAQARLLYFYMYMHPGKKLNFMGGELGHFREWDEARELDWCLLDYPLHRALGALIARLGEVYGQLGELHAGEYHPERFEWVTSQAQTEGVYAFLRRGAGGSRLLVVLNTQNTAYPAYPFYLAQGCKAVPLLCTGDAAFGGCAPRPALRLAQPGGAMGKACTLRLDLAPLTGYLYRLE from the coding sequence ATGAACGTTTCGCCTCTCCCCCGGGAATTCCACACCGGCCTTTGCTTTGACGCATACAAACACCTGGGCGCCCGCCCCCACCGGGAGGCCGGGCAGCAGGGCTGGGCGTTCCGCATCTGGGCGCCCGGCGCGGCGCGGGTGCAGGTCTGCGGCGATTTCAACGGCTGGCAGGGCGCGGACCTCGCGCGGGACGCCGCAGGCGTGTGGAGCGGCTTTGTGCCCGGCGCGGTGCAGGGCCAATATTATAAGTACAATCTCCAGGGCAAAAGCGGCGGCTGGGCGCTGCACACCGACCCCTACGGCGTTTACACCGAGCTGCGGCCCGGCAGCGCCAGCGTGCTGTGGGATCTGGGCGCCCTTTCTTTTTCCGACGGCGAATGGCTGGCGCGCCGCGGCCAGCGGTACGACGCGCCGCTGAACATCTACGAGCTGCACGCGGGCAGCTGGAAGCGCCACCCGGGCGGCCGCTGGTACACCTACCGGGAGCTGGCGGCGGCGCTGATTCCCTGGCTGCAGCGCCACCGCTATAATTTTGTGGAGCTGCTGCCCCTGGCCGAACACCCCTTCGACGGCAGCTGGGGGTACCAGGTCACGGGCTATTTTTCCCTCACCAGCCGCTACGGCACGCCGGCGGATTTTGCCGCTTTTGTGGATGCCTGCCACGCGGCGGGCATCGGGGTGCTGATGGATTTTGTGCCGGTGCACTTTGCGGTGAACGGCGACGCGCTTGCAAACCTGGACGGCGGGCCGCTGTATGAATACGACAGCGATGTGGGCCGCAGCGAGTGGGGCAGCTGCAATTTCAACCTTTACCGGGGCGAGGTGCGCAGCTTTTTGGCCAGCGCGGCCGCCTTCTGGCTGGACGTGTACCACTGCGACGGCCTGCGCATGGACGCGGTGAGCCGCGCGCTCTACTGGCAGGGCGACAGCGCCCGTGGCGTAAACCAGGGCGCGGTGGAATTTTTGCAGGCCATGAACGAGGGGCTGCACGCCCGCTGGCCCGGCGCCATTCTGGCCGCGGAAGACAGCACCAACTTTTTAAAGGTGACCGCCCCCGTGCGCTACGGCGGCCTTGGCTTTGACTACAAGTGGGATATGGGCTGGATGCACGACACGCTGGATTATTTTTCCACCCCCTTTGCCGAGCGCCCCGCCCATTACCACAAGCTCACCTTTTCCATGGCTTATTTTTACAGCGAACTCTATCTGCTGGCCCTCAGCCACGACGAGGTGGTGCACGGCAAGCGCACCATTCTGGACCGGATGTGGGGCGAATACGAGGAAAAATTCGCCCAGGCCCGCCTTTTGTATTTTTACATGTACATGCATCCCGGCAAAAAGCTGAATTTTATGGGGGGCGAGCTGGGGCATTTCCGCGAGTGGGACGAAGCCCGCGAGCTGGACTGGTGCTTGCTGGACTATCCGCTCCACCGGGCCCTTGGCGCCCTGATCGCGCGGCTGGGCGAGGTGTATGGGCAGCTGGGCGAGCTGCACGCGGGCGAATATCACCCCGAGCGGTTCGAGTGGGTCACCAGCCAGGCCCAAACCGAGGGCGTATACGCCTTTTTGCGCCGCGGCGCGGGCGGCAGCCGCCTGCTGGTGGTGCTGAACACCCAGAACACCGCCTACCCCGCCTACCCTTTTTATCTGGCCCAGGGCTGCAAAGCCGTGCCCCTGCTGTGCACCGGCGACGCCGCGTTCGGCGGCTGCGCACCACGCCCCGCCCTGCGCCTTGCCCAGCCCGGCGGCGCAATGGGCAAAGCCTGCACCCTACGCCTGGACCTTGCCCCGCTCACCGGGTATTTGTACCGGCTGGAATAA